A DNA window from Camelina sativa cultivar DH55 chromosome 13, Cs, whole genome shotgun sequence contains the following coding sequences:
- the LOC104735376 gene encoding polyamine oxidase 1-like, whose protein sequence is MVYTKIFLKFPHCFWPCGPGQEFFIYAHELRGYFTFWQHMENAYPGSNILVVTLTNEQSKRVEAQSDQETLKEAMSVLRDMFGSTIPYATDILVPRWWNNRFQRGSYSNYPMISDNKLLQNIKAPVGRIFFTGEHTSEKFSGYVHGGYLAGMETSKSLLEEMKQSLLLQPLLAFTESLTLTQQTPNSQIYPNVNFISGRS, encoded by the exons ATGGTGTACACGAAGATCTTCCTCAAATTCCCTCATTGTTTCTGGCCTTGTGGTCCTGGTCAAGAGTTTTTCATCTATGCACACGAACTACGCGGCTACTTCACCTTTTGGCAG CACATGGAAAATGCGTACCCGGGTTCTAATATTCTGGTGGTGACGTTGACTAACGAACAGTCGAAGCGCGTGGAAGCTCAATCAGACCAGGAGACACTGAAAGAGGCAATGAGTGTTCTCAGGGACATGTTTGGGTCTACCATTCCTTACGCAACCGATATTCTTGTCCCCAGGTGGTGGAACAACCGGTTTCAACGCGGTAGCTACAGTAACTACCCTATGATATCTGATAACAAGCTCCTGCAAAATATCAAG GCCCCAGTTGGACGAATATTCTTCACAGGAGAACACACAAGTGAAAAGTTCAGTGGGTATGTACATGGAGGATACCTTGCAGGTATGGAGACAAGTAAATCTTTATTGGAAGAGATGAAGCAGAGTTTGTTGTTACAACCTTTACTCGCCTTCACCGAGTCTCTAACGCTAACACAACAGACTCCTAACTCTCAAATATACCCAAATGTCAATTTTATCTCAGGCAGAAGTTAG
- the LOC104737974 gene encoding alpha-N-acetylglucosaminidase-like, producing the protein XVDARVSKNSTMVGVGMCMEGIEQNPVVYELTSEMAFRDEKVDVQKWLKSYARRRYMKENHQIEAAWDILYHTVYNCTDGIADHNTDFIVKLPDWDPSSSIQDKWKQTDSISTGSYETKRRFLFQDKSSGLPKAHLWYSTKEVIKALKLFLEAGDDLSRSLTYRYDMVDLTRQVLSKLANQVYIEAVTAFVKQDVGSLRRLSEKYLEIIKDMDVLLASDDNFLLGTWLESAKKLARNNDERKQYEWNARTQVTMWYDSKDLNQSKLHDYANKYWSGLLKDYYLPRATLYFNEMLKSLQDKKKFKVEKWRREWIMMSHKWQQSSSEIYPVKAKGDALAISRHLLCKYFP; encoded by the exons ANCGTTGATGCTCGTGTGAGCAAAAATTCAACCATG GTCGGTGTAGGAATGTGCATGGAAGGAATAGAGCAGAACCCTGTGGTTTACGAGCTAACTTCTGAAATGGCATTTCGGGATGAGAAAGTTGATGTACAG AAATGGTTGAAGAGCTATGCACGCAGAAGATACATGAAAGAAAATCATCAAATCGAGGCCGCTTGGGATATTCTCTATCACACTGTCTACAATTGCACTGATGGAATTGCG GATCATAACACAGATTTCATAGTCAAGCTTCCGGACTGGGATCCATCTAGTTCTATACAAGACAAATGGAAACAAACAGATTCAATCTCCACTGGctcatatgaaacaaaaagaagattctTGTTTCAAGATAAGAGCTCTGGTTTGCCTAAGGCTCATTTATGGTATTCTACAAAGGAGGTGATCAAAGCTCTCAAGCTTTTCCTGGAAGCTGGGGATGATCTGTCCAGGAGCTTAACATATAG GTATGACATGGTTGATTTGACGCGTCAAGTTTTATCAAAGCTAGCAAACCAGGTGTATATAGAAGCAGTGACCGCTTTTGTAAAGCAAGATGTCGGAAGCTTAAGACGATTGAGTGAGAAGTATCTTGAGATTATAAAGGACATGGACGTTTTGCTTGCCTCGGATGATAATTTCCTTCTGGGAACTTGGCTTGAGAGTGCAAAGAAGCTGGCCAGAAACAATGATGAAAGGAAACAG TATGAGTGGAACGCGAGAACACAAGTGACGATGTGGTATGACTCCAAAGATCTGAACCAGAGCAAGCTTCATGATTATG CAAACAAGTACTGGAGTGGGTTACTTAAAGACTACTACCTACCCCGAGCGACGTTGTATTTCAATGAAATGCTGAAAAGCTTACAAGATAAGAAGAAATTTAAGGTAGAAAAATGGCGAAGAGAGTGGATAATGATGTCACACAAATGGCAACAAAGTTCATCAGAGATTTATCCGGTAAAGGCAAAAGGAGATGCCTTAGCTATCTCAAGGCATCTATTGTGTAAATACTTCCCATGA